A part of Acidisarcina sp. genomic DNA contains:
- a CDS encoding lysophospholipid acyltransferase family protein, whose amino-acid sequence MIRRPSPLPRRYRILSNAVQAPLFGLATIGFGSLSIASSFLDREGRLQHRIARIWAKTTMGVSLSPVTVIGEENLRRASVAVYACNHTSYMDTPVLFSSLPFQFRILAKQQLWKVPFIGWHLNRSGQIPVDSTTQRSSITSLSAGVRALKSGMPLVVFPEGGRTMTGHPQAFLSGAAYLALRAQVPLVPMALVDVYGLLPIHTTQFHPRPVKLVVGEPIATEGHTTRELDALNKRLREEVCRLYYKHGGMPKPVAAPAELPAAATQPTPLEPTR is encoded by the coding sequence ATGATTCGTCGCCCCTCGCCGCTCCCACGCCGTTACCGAATCCTTTCGAACGCCGTGCAGGCTCCACTTTTTGGCCTGGCGACGATCGGCTTTGGTAGCCTGTCCATCGCCTCCTCCTTTCTGGACCGCGAGGGGCGGCTGCAACATCGAATTGCCCGCATCTGGGCAAAAACGACGATGGGCGTCAGCCTTTCCCCGGTGACGGTGATCGGTGAGGAGAATCTTCGCCGCGCGTCGGTTGCGGTCTATGCCTGCAACCACACGTCGTACATGGATACCCCGGTTCTCTTCAGCTCGCTTCCGTTCCAGTTTCGAATCCTCGCCAAGCAGCAGCTCTGGAAGGTTCCCTTTATCGGCTGGCATCTGAACCGGTCTGGTCAGATTCCGGTGGATAGCACGACACAGCGCTCCTCGATCACCAGCTTGAGCGCAGGAGTTCGTGCATTGAAGAGCGGAATGCCCCTGGTTGTATTTCCAGAAGGTGGACGAACGATGACCGGCCATCCTCAGGCTTTTCTCAGTGGCGCCGCTTACCTGGCGCTGCGGGCGCAGGTTCCTCTGGTGCCGATGGCTCTCGTCGATGTCTACGGGCTCCTGCCGATACACACCACGCAGTTCCATCCCCGCCCGGTGAAACTGGTTGTGGGGGAACCCATCGCCACCGAGGGACACACGACTCGCGAACTCGACGCGCTGAACAAGCGCCTCCGCGAGGAGGTTTGCCGCCTGTACTACAAGCATGGCGGCATGCCGAAACCCGTTGCCGCGCCGGCAGAGCTACCCGCAGCAGCGACGCAGCCAACTCCACTTGAGCCGACTCGATGA
- the cobO gene encoding cob(I)yrinic acid a,c-diamide adenosyltransferase, whose product MAGAPAESRKGLILINTGPGKGKTTAAMGTALRAVGNGMRVLMLQFLKGSWHYGELEAVKAFGDNFVLKQMGRGFVKIGGAETDPEDVRLVEQAWEEARRAILSGEWDMVVLDEINYAIGYGMLDPAKVVETLKQRPEMVHVILTGRNAHPSLVEIADTVTEMRQVKHAYESGILAQRGIEY is encoded by the coding sequence ATGGCGGGAGCGCCGGCAGAGTCAAGGAAGGGCCTGATCCTGATCAACACCGGGCCGGGCAAGGGCAAGACAACCGCCGCCATGGGGACAGCCCTGCGCGCGGTGGGAAACGGAATGCGTGTCCTGATGCTGCAATTCCTCAAGGGCTCGTGGCATTACGGCGAGTTGGAGGCAGTGAAGGCCTTTGGCGACAACTTCGTCCTGAAGCAGATGGGACGCGGCTTCGTGAAGATTGGCGGCGCAGAGACCGATCCTGAGGATGTTCGCCTGGTGGAGCAGGCTTGGGAAGAGGCCCGGCGCGCGATTCTTTCCGGCGAGTGGGACATGGTGGTGCTGGACGAGATCAACTATGCCATCGGCTACGGCATGCTGGATCCGGCCAAGGTCGTAGAGACCTTAAAACAACGGCCGGAGATGGTACACGTTATCCTGACGGGGCGGAACGCGCATCCCTCCCTGGTGGAGATTGCGGATACGGTAACCGAGATGCGCCAGGTAAAGCACGCGTACGAGAGCGGGATTCTTGCTCAGCGCGGCATTGAATACTGA
- a CDS encoding DUF2461 domain-containing protein: MTPEKRSAPAHEKKGASRASNRVRTPAKPTAQHGTRNSSPKPPAHFQPAALKFLRGLERNNRREWFEPRREEFERELKRPMLEIIGQITTAMADFSPAHVCPPEKCMMRIYRDTRFSSDKSPYKRQVAAWWSHAGLQKTSGGGFYFHVSAKEVVIAAGVYMPEREQLLAIRSYLLEHHEEARRLLQDKKLRSRMDLFEGLPLTRPPKGFPREHPAMDLILCRQWGVSTTLPAEVALEPGFVREIASRFRLASPLVNLLNTPLSGALERRKRVLFPMDGRLFG, translated from the coding sequence ATGACGCCAGAAAAACGAAGTGCCCCAGCCCACGAGAAGAAAGGGGCAAGCCGGGCCAGCAATAGAGTCCGTACGCCGGCGAAGCCCACGGCCCAGCATGGGACGCGGAACTCATCTCCAAAGCCGCCAGCCCATTTTCAGCCAGCCGCGCTGAAGTTTCTGCGTGGCCTGGAGCGGAATAACCGGCGGGAGTGGTTTGAGCCGCGTCGGGAGGAGTTCGAGCGCGAGCTAAAGCGGCCCATGCTTGAGATTATCGGCCAGATCACAACCGCAATGGCAGATTTTTCTCCAGCCCATGTGTGTCCGCCGGAAAAGTGCATGATGCGCATCTACCGCGACACGCGCTTCTCTTCTGACAAGAGCCCCTATAAGCGCCAGGTTGCTGCCTGGTGGTCGCACGCTGGATTGCAGAAGACATCGGGAGGCGGCTTTTACTTTCACGTCTCTGCCAAAGAGGTCGTCATCGCCGCCGGTGTCTACATGCCGGAGCGTGAGCAGCTTCTGGCCATCCGAAGCTACCTGCTAGAGCACCATGAGGAGGCGCGGCGCCTGCTCCAGGACAAGAAGCTGCGGAGCCGGATGGACCTCTTCGAGGGACTTCCCCTGACCCGGCCGCCTAAGGGATTCCCCAGGGAGCATCCGGCGATGGATCTGATCCTTTGCCGGCAATGGGGAGTATCGACGACACTGCCCGCAGAGGTGGCTTTGGAGCCGGGCTTCGTCCGTGAGATCGCGAGCCGCTTTCGCCTGGCTTCTCCACTGGTGAACCTGCTGAATACGCCCCTCTCCGGCGCATTGGAACGCAGGAAGCGAGTGCTGTTCCCGATGGACGGACGCCTCTTCGGATAG
- the accD gene encoding acetyl-CoA carboxylase, carboxyltransferase subunit beta gives MSWFKRQEAEVEGSGEASFGNSVDASGEKRVKTEGLWIKCDRCRQIIWKADLEANQMVCPKCEQHFRIGARQRIDLLLDPGYELVDLELRSTDPLKFVDVKPYAERLEKARKATGLNDAIVNAIGTMGPHKVVLSVMEYAFIGGSMGAVVGETIARAIDRSLATRDPLIIVASSGGARMMEGVASLMQLAKISSGLGQMDDARIPYISVMADPTTGGVTASFAMLGDLNIAEPGALIGFAGPRVIEQTIRQKLPEGFQRSEFLMEHGMLDAVVKRKDMRNYLIRALEFLQPDKVAQPIETSTTI, from the coding sequence ATGTCCTGGTTTAAGCGGCAGGAAGCAGAAGTAGAAGGCTCGGGAGAGGCGTCGTTCGGCAACTCCGTGGATGCCTCGGGCGAGAAGCGGGTCAAAACCGAGGGCCTCTGGATCAAGTGCGATCGATGCCGCCAGATCATCTGGAAGGCGGACCTGGAGGCAAACCAGATGGTGTGCCCCAAATGCGAGCAGCACTTTCGCATCGGAGCCCGCCAGCGCATCGATCTCCTGCTCGATCCCGGCTACGAACTGGTCGATCTGGAGCTGCGATCGACAGATCCTCTGAAGTTTGTCGACGTGAAGCCCTATGCGGAGCGGCTGGAAAAGGCGCGCAAGGCCACCGGGCTCAACGACGCCATCGTGAACGCCATCGGCACCATGGGCCCGCACAAGGTGGTGCTGAGCGTGATGGAGTATGCCTTTATTGGAGGCAGCATGGGCGCCGTCGTGGGCGAGACGATTGCCCGCGCAATTGACCGCTCGCTTGCCACTCGCGATCCGCTGATCATCGTTGCCTCGTCGGGCGGGGCGCGCATGATGGAGGGAGTGGCGAGCCTGATGCAACTGGCCAAGATCTCCTCCGGACTGGGGCAAATGGACGACGCCCGTATTCCATACATCTCGGTGATGGCCGATCCCACGACAGGTGGTGTCACCGCAAGCTTCGCGATGCTGGGCGACCTGAATATCGCGGAACCCGGTGCTCTGATTGGCTTTGCCGGCCCGCGCGTGATTGAGCAGACGATTCGCCAGAAGCTTCCCGAGGGTTTCCAGCGGTCAGAGTTCCTGATGGAGCACGGGATGCTGGATGCGGTGGTAAAGCGCAAGGATATGAGGAACTACCTCATCCGCGCATTGGAGTTTCTGCAGCCGGACAAGGTTGCGCAGCCAATTGAGACCTCTACGACGATCTAA
- the ruvA gene encoding Holliday junction branch migration protein RuvA, whose product MIAHLSGKLFSKQPGQAIVDVGGVGYDVVISVPTFTALPAEGKDVSLFIYTQVAEGVLALYGFLDFNEKRLFERLIKVNGVGPKLAVTILSGLNPERTVAAIRAQDHATLTRIPGVGKKLAERLVVELKDKLEDMASAPVPVVGGPAAEDVLSALINLGYQRASAQKAIESVVTKNEAAAGDFDELFRAAMLVIR is encoded by the coding sequence ATGATTGCACATCTGAGCGGTAAGCTCTTCTCCAAGCAGCCGGGCCAGGCCATTGTGGATGTTGGCGGTGTTGGCTACGACGTCGTCATCAGCGTGCCCACCTTCACCGCGCTCCCGGCCGAAGGCAAGGACGTTTCGCTCTTCATCTACACGCAGGTTGCCGAGGGCGTTCTGGCGTTGTACGGCTTTCTCGATTTCAACGAGAAGCGTCTCTTCGAACGCCTCATCAAGGTCAACGGGGTTGGCCCCAAGCTGGCTGTGACCATCCTGAGCGGGCTGAACCCGGAGCGCACGGTCGCTGCCATTCGCGCACAGGATCATGCCACGCTGACCCGCATTCCCGGCGTGGGGAAAAAGCTGGCAGAGAGACTGGTTGTCGAACTGAAAGACAAGCTTGAGGATATGGCGTCCGCACCGGTTCCCGTCGTTGGTGGCCCTGCGGCAGAGGATGTTCTGTCGGCGCTGATCAACCTCGGGTATCAGCGCGCCTCGGCACAAAAGGCAATCGAGAGTGTGGTCACGAAGAACGAAGCTGCGGCCGGGGACTTCGATGAACTCTTTCGTGCTGCGATGCTGGTCATTCGATAG
- a CDS encoding gamma-glutamyl-gamma-aminobutyrate hydrolase family protein (Members of this family of hydrolases with an active site Cys residue belong to MEROPS family C26.) yields the protein MKSPRIALPQPTSSAAEYNQRSWPQYAHAIQSCGGIAVPIPLGESQANVARLISGCSGILLPGSPADVNPQKYSQPTEAETSPSDPDREAVDELLLQDAFNLRKPILGICYGLQALNVWRNGTLRQHIQSGLHKQSKVENAHPIALTPGSHIASIGGDAHQNGEKTWVNSSHHQSVDIPGDGMQVVALSPEDGVIEALELAPGSQFVLGVQWHPERTFGTNALSRAIFQSFVDAASDWKLQPIQESVVPVASCQK from the coding sequence ATGAAATCTCCCCGCATAGCGCTTCCTCAACCCACCTCGTCGGCCGCTGAATACAATCAGCGGAGCTGGCCGCAATACGCGCACGCAATCCAGTCCTGTGGTGGTATCGCCGTCCCCATTCCTCTGGGAGAGAGTCAGGCAAACGTGGCCAGACTGATCAGCGGATGCAGCGGCATCCTGCTTCCCGGAAGCCCGGCAGACGTGAACCCCCAGAAATACAGCCAGCCCACCGAGGCGGAGACATCGCCCTCCGATCCAGACCGGGAGGCGGTCGACGAACTACTGTTGCAGGATGCCTTTAATCTCCGCAAGCCGATTCTCGGGATCTGCTATGGGCTGCAGGCGCTGAACGTCTGGCGCAACGGAACCTTGCGGCAGCATATCCAGAGTGGACTGCATAAACAGTCCAAGGTAGAGAACGCCCACCCGATCGCGCTCACTCCCGGATCGCATATCGCAAGTATTGGAGGGGACGCGCACCAGAATGGCGAGAAGACGTGGGTCAACTCCAGCCATCATCAATCGGTAGACATTCCCGGAGACGGGATGCAGGTTGTGGCTCTTTCTCCGGAAGACGGGGTGATTGAAGCGCTCGAATTGGCGCCCGGCTCCCAGTTCGTGCTCGGCGTGCAATGGCATCCGGAGCGCACCTTCGGCACAAACGCCCTTTCGCGGGCAATCTTCCAGTCCTTTGTGGACGCAGCCTCCGATTGGAAGCTGCAACCCATACAGGAATCGGTTGTTCCGGTGGCCTCTTGCCAGAAGTAA
- a CDS encoding 23S rRNA (pseudouridine(1915)-N(3))-methyltransferase RlmH: MKIHIVSIANRTRSDAFDALTRIYLERLVPYTKVEAAAFRNEQAFFEWVERQRSRTPPFLALLDSRGRQNSSEQFAEWLGRQRDSGIQTLVLAIGPADGWTQEARAKADALLSLGVMTLPHELVRVVLAEQLYRAFTILAGHPYHSGH, from the coding sequence GTGAAAATCCATATCGTCTCAATTGCCAACCGCACGCGGAGCGATGCCTTCGATGCGCTGACCAGGATCTATCTAGAGCGGTTGGTTCCGTATACGAAGGTTGAAGCGGCGGCGTTCCGCAATGAGCAGGCTTTTTTCGAGTGGGTGGAGCGGCAGCGGTCCAGAACCCCTCCCTTTCTTGCGTTGCTCGACAGCCGAGGGCGGCAAAATTCCTCGGAGCAGTTTGCCGAGTGGCTTGGCCGGCAGCGGGATTCCGGGATCCAGACGCTGGTGCTTGCTATCGGACCGGCGGACGGTTGGACGCAGGAGGCGCGGGCGAAGGCGGATGCGCTGCTTTCTCTGGGGGTGATGACCCTTCCGCATGAACTCGTTCGCGTCGTACTGGCCGAACAACTCTATCGTGCATTTACAATTCTCGCGGGGCATCCGTACCACAGCGGGCACTAG
- the rsmG gene encoding 16S rRNA (guanine(527)-N(7))-methyltransferase RsmG yields the protein MPEVILNQLLSSAGMEPLSPALSEKFAAYQRLLMKWNSRLNLTAIRSEEGILRRHFVECIFCARHLPAGISSLLDFGSGAGFPGLPIALCRPEISVTLAESQTKKSAFLREAVRVLGLGTEIYSGRVETLRLRFQAVAMRAVDKMEEAIPLAIERLSPKGLLALMASESSHFPDQYPALDWSEAIPLPYSEQNVLLMARLRR from the coding sequence TTGCCAGAAGTAATCCTGAACCAGCTGCTCTCTTCCGCCGGAATGGAGCCCCTCTCCCCGGCTCTGAGCGAGAAATTTGCCGCATACCAGCGCTTGCTGATGAAGTGGAACTCCAGGCTGAACCTCACTGCTATCCGCTCGGAGGAAGGCATTCTTCGCCGCCATTTTGTGGAGTGCATCTTCTGCGCCCGCCATCTCCCCGCTGGGATCTCTTCCCTGCTGGATTTTGGTTCGGGTGCGGGTTTTCCCGGACTTCCGATAGCCCTTTGCCGTCCGGAGATCTCCGTCACACTGGCCGAGTCCCAGACAAAGAAGTCGGCTTTCCTGCGGGAGGCGGTTCGGGTGCTCGGCCTGGGCACCGAGATCTATAGCGGACGGGTAGAGACTCTCCGCCTACGCTTCCAGGCGGTGGCCATGCGTGCCGTCGATAAGATGGAGGAGGCGATTCCCCTGGCGATTGAGCGGCTCTCCCCCAAGGGACTGCTGGCTCTGATGGCTAGCGAATCCAGCCATTTCCCTGACCAATATCCAGCGCTGGATTGGAGCGAAGCCATTCCGCTGCCCTATTCCGAGCAAAATGTTTTGTTGATGGCGCGGTTGCGGCGGTAG
- a CDS encoding HU family DNA-binding protein, with amino-acid sequence MASGMTKTALVRHMAEKLALTNKQSAAFLDLLAETAVKETKKNGVFVIPGLGRLVKAERKARLGRNPQTGETIKIKAKTVVKFRVAKAAKDVIAPPKK; translated from the coding sequence ATGGCATCAGGTATGACCAAGACAGCACTTGTCCGGCACATGGCCGAGAAGCTCGCACTCACCAACAAACAGTCTGCGGCTTTTCTTGATTTGCTCGCAGAAACCGCAGTGAAGGAAACGAAGAAGAACGGCGTATTCGTCATTCCCGGACTCGGCCGTTTGGTGAAGGCAGAGCGCAAGGCTCGCTTGGGCCGCAATCCGCAGACCGGCGAAACGATCAAGATCAAGGCGAAGACCGTCGTCAAGTTCCGCGTCGCCAAGGCAGCTAAGGACGTCATCGCGCCGCCGAAGAAGTAG
- a CDS encoding ParA family protein gives MAIVNQKGGVGKTTTAINLSAALALEGLKCLLLDCDPQANTTGGLGFGRDEQRASMYDVLVGDSLMTDIILPTEIDTLKIVPGSKNLIGANVELVQAENRSERLRNALAPIRDQYDFIIMDCPPALDLLTLNALVAADRLLVPMQAEYFALEGISELVSTLERVRSAFNPTLGIEGVLLTMYDDRTNLAQQVTENLRGFFGEKLFNTVIPRNVRLAEAPSHGKPVAIYDPRSRGAESYRTLALEILTRNGIKSPKNPKQENGKAQEVRVRFWPYA, from the coding sequence TTGGCAATCGTAAATCAAAAAGGCGGCGTGGGAAAAACCACGACCGCGATCAACCTCTCCGCTGCCCTTGCACTTGAAGGATTGAAGTGTCTTCTGCTGGATTGCGATCCTCAGGCGAATACAACCGGAGGACTTGGCTTTGGCCGCGACGAGCAGCGGGCCTCAATGTATGACGTGCTGGTGGGCGACTCGTTAATGACCGACATCATCCTCCCCACCGAGATCGACACGCTCAAGATCGTCCCGGGCAGCAAGAACCTGATTGGCGCAAACGTCGAACTGGTACAGGCGGAGAACCGGTCAGAGCGCCTGCGAAACGCCCTCGCTCCAATCCGGGATCAGTATGACTTCATCATCATGGATTGCCCTCCGGCCCTCGACTTATTGACTCTAAACGCCTTAGTGGCTGCGGATCGCCTGCTGGTGCCCATGCAGGCAGAGTATTTCGCGCTGGAGGGCATCAGCGAACTGGTTAGTACACTGGAGCGGGTTCGCTCGGCCTTCAACCCTACGCTCGGCATTGAGGGCGTCCTCCTCACGATGTATGACGACAGGACGAATCTGGCGCAACAGGTGACGGAGAATCTTCGAGGCTTCTTTGGAGAGAAGCTGTTCAACACCGTGATTCCCCGAAACGTACGCCTGGCAGAGGCCCCCAGTCACGGAAAGCCGGTAGCAATCTACGATCCCCGCTCCCGGGGAGCGGAGAGTTACCGCACGCTGGCACTAGAGATCCTGACGCGCAATGGCATCAAGAGCCCGAAAAACCCGAAGCAGGAGAATGGGAAGGCTCAGGAAGTAAGGGTTCGTTTCTGGCCCTACGCCTAA
- a CDS encoding isoprenylcysteine carboxylmethyltransferase family protein, which translates to MKTTPVGSSQSADLRANREAWWSRATPFEFRHRVVIIAILYTLGFGAFWNVPVGSATSQTTWLVLSSLLASTHALGLSSATIFVTAMALCCGIIGTALRVWGTAHLGATTMTDGDMRSRRIVASGPYRHIRNPLYLGSWLLSIPILLLMPVAGAIFVLVGLSIFFLRLIAREEFHLGEKLGESYLSYCTRVPRLLPTLVGGVSPMGAQPRWMQALPAEFFALSFTACFAILAWRYNAQLLTRCVLVCFGLSLIVRAMRKPR; encoded by the coding sequence GTGAAGACTACGCCTGTGGGCAGCAGCCAGAGCGCCGACTTAAGAGCCAACCGGGAAGCCTGGTGGAGCAGAGCAACGCCGTTCGAATTCCGCCATCGTGTGGTGATCATCGCAATCCTGTACACACTCGGCTTTGGGGCCTTCTGGAACGTTCCCGTTGGCTCGGCAACCAGTCAAACAACGTGGCTCGTTCTTTCGTCGCTGCTGGCAAGCACTCATGCTCTTGGTCTCAGTTCTGCAACGATCTTTGTAACTGCGATGGCGCTTTGTTGCGGAATCATTGGAACCGCGCTGCGGGTGTGGGGCACGGCGCATCTGGGCGCAACCACAATGACGGACGGCGACATGCGCTCCCGCAGGATTGTCGCGTCAGGCCCTTATCGTCATATTCGCAATCCGCTATATCTGGGATCGTGGCTCCTGTCGATCCCGATCCTTCTGTTGATGCCGGTTGCAGGAGCAATCTTTGTGCTCGTGGGGCTGTCGATCTTCTTTCTGCGTCTGATCGCCAGGGAGGAATTCCACCTGGGCGAAAAGCTGGGAGAGAGCTACCTCTCCTACTGCACGCGCGTCCCCCGGCTTCTCCCCACGCTGGTTGGGGGCGTGTCTCCCATGGGCGCGCAACCGCGATGGATGCAGGCGCTCCCTGCCGAGTTCTTCGCGTTGAGCTTTACTGCGTGCTTTGCGATTCTCGCGTGGCGCTATAACGCACAGTTGCTGACCCGCTGTGTGCTTGTCTGTTTCGGACTCTCGCTGATTGTGCGAGCGATGCGGAAACCGCGGTAG
- a CDS encoding folylpolyglutamate synthase/dihydrofolate synthase family protein — MSYAAAVDHLFALSGELHTAPGATRHKFRLEDMHVLMSALGEPQLRFPSILVAGTNGKGSTCATMASILKAAGYRTGLYTSPHLSRVNERIQIDGEPIPDAKFAERYYRVDEAATALVSQGKLKDLPSFFERMTAIAFLTYAEEHVDLAVLEVGMGGRLDATNIVEPIVSVITDISLDHTEWLGSTITAIAHEKAGIMRRNGVLVTLPQHPEANQAIGEDATALNVRAVNAARYIPARQISTARNRYPIEVPISEALNGVLEVDSPLAGVHQQRNLALAIATMVEIRNSNGYKIDLPAIEAGIRTTRWPGRLERFAGNSLRAEILVDVAHNAAGTWALRSALSSLEEDEPGNMDRTLVFGCLRDKAVAEMAQILFPLFDRVILTQVDSPRAATLAEMELAASATGVPFETATDAHAALDAALRQTSPNGHIVVSGSIYLVGKIRDLIPSLDAEASPARTSA, encoded by the coding sequence ATGTCATACGCAGCGGCGGTCGATCATCTATTTGCGCTGAGTGGCGAGCTTCACACGGCTCCCGGTGCGACGCGCCACAAGTTTCGGCTTGAAGACATGCACGTGCTGATGAGTGCGCTCGGCGAGCCTCAGCTTCGCTTCCCTTCCATTTTGGTGGCCGGCACCAACGGCAAAGGATCGACCTGCGCCACGATGGCCAGCATTCTGAAGGCTGCGGGATACCGCACCGGGCTGTATACCTCGCCACATCTATCCCGCGTCAATGAGCGCATCCAGATCGACGGCGAGCCCATCCCGGACGCAAAATTTGCGGAGCGCTACTACCGCGTAGACGAGGCGGCCACGGCACTGGTCAGCCAGGGCAAGCTCAAGGATCTGCCCAGCTTCTTCGAGCGGATGACAGCAATCGCCTTTTTGACCTATGCCGAGGAGCACGTCGACCTGGCGGTGCTGGAAGTGGGCATGGGCGGACGCCTGGACGCGACCAATATCGTCGAGCCAATTGTCAGCGTTATCACCGATATCTCGCTCGATCATACGGAATGGCTGGGATCGACCATCACGGCGATTGCGCACGAGAAGGCTGGAATCATGCGGCGAAACGGGGTACTGGTGACGCTGCCGCAGCATCCGGAGGCGAACCAGGCAATCGGGGAAGACGCGACGGCGTTGAATGTGCGGGCGGTAAACGCGGCCCGGTATATTCCGGCGCGGCAGATCAGCACCGCGCGCAACCGGTACCCTATCGAGGTTCCGATCAGCGAGGCCCTGAACGGCGTGCTGGAAGTCGATTCGCCGCTCGCGGGAGTGCACCAGCAGCGCAACCTGGCGCTCGCGATTGCGACGATGGTAGAGATTCGTAACAGTAACGGTTACAAAATAGATTTACCGGCAATTGAGGCTGGCATTCGCACCACGCGCTGGCCCGGACGCCTCGAGCGCTTTGCCGGTAATAGCCTGCGGGCGGAGATTCTTGTCGATGTGGCTCACAATGCTGCCGGAACCTGGGCCTTGCGCTCGGCGCTTTCCTCGCTGGAAGAGGACGAACCCGGCAACATGGATCGAACCCTCGTCTTTGGCTGTCTTCGAGACAAGGCCGTGGCGGAGATGGCGCAGATTCTCTTTCCCCTCTTTGACCGCGTGATCCTGACGCAAGTGGACTCTCCCCGCGCGGCCACGCTGGCCGAAATGGAGCTCGCCGCGTCAGCCACCGGTGTCCCTTTTGAAACTGCGACCGATGCCCACGCGGCGCTGGATGCAGCTTTGCGGCAGACATCACCGAATGGCCATATCGTGGTCAGCGGCTCGATTTACCTGGTCGGCAAGATTCGCGACCTGATTCCCTCACTCGACGCGGAAGCCTCTCCCGCAAGGACAAGCGCATGA
- a CDS encoding ParB/RepB/Spo0J family partition protein, with protein sequence MSTTIDHSKRRALGKGLESLLPRATPPTPAPVAPPPPAPAQESGKPREIAVELIDKNPFQTRSHFDEQQLAELAASIAATGVVQPVVVRPLPNGRFQLIAGERRWLASQKAGKSVIPAILRQVSDEQAMEMTIVENLQRADLNPIEQARAYDRLSRDFKMTQEQMAQRTGKDRASVSNFLRLLKLPIEVQVQVEKAELSFGHARTLLALESPEAILKAAKKVTALSMSVRQTESYVQGLLNPEKKKDGEGKHDPPLDPNVKEAQDKLQRSLGLKVRIEDKNGRGRVVIEYARLEDFDALMEAITGR encoded by the coding sequence ATGAGTACCACCATTGACCATTCGAAACGTCGCGCATTGGGTAAAGGACTGGAGTCGCTCCTGCCCCGCGCAACCCCCCCAACTCCCGCGCCCGTAGCGCCTCCCCCGCCAGCACCCGCGCAGGAGAGCGGCAAGCCGCGTGAAATTGCCGTCGAGCTGATTGATAAGAACCCCTTCCAGACCCGCAGCCACTTCGACGAGCAGCAGCTTGCCGAACTGGCTGCGTCGATTGCCGCTACAGGAGTGGTCCAGCCGGTTGTGGTGCGCCCCCTGCCCAACGGCCGATTCCAGTTGATTGCCGGCGAACGGCGCTGGCTGGCGTCGCAGAAGGCAGGGAAGAGTGTGATTCCCGCCATACTGCGGCAGGTCTCCGACGAGCAGGCGATGGAGATGACCATTGTCGAGAACCTGCAACGCGCGGATCTGAACCCGATCGAGCAGGCTCGTGCCTATGACCGCCTAAGCCGCGACTTCAAGATGACGCAGGAGCAGATGGCCCAGCGCACAGGCAAGGACCGGGCATCGGTCTCGAACTTCCTGCGCCTGCTCAAGCTGCCCATCGAAGTGCAGGTGCAGGTGGAGAAGGCCGAGTTGAGCTTTGGGCATGCGCGCACGCTGCTGGCGCTTGAGTCGCCGGAAGCAATCCTGAAGGCGGCCAAGAAGGTGACGGCACTCTCCATGTCCGTCCGGCAAACAGAGAGCTATGTGCAGGGACTCCTGAACCCGGAAAAGAAGAAGGATGGCGAGGGGAAGCACGATCCGCCGCTGGACCCTAACGTGAAAGAGGCGCAGGACAAACTGCAGCGTTCGCTGGGGCTGAAGGTCCGCATTGAAGATAAAAATGGCCGGGGCCGGGTCGTGATCGAGTATGCGCGGCTGGAAGACTTCGATGCCCTGATGGAAGCAATTACCGGACGGTAG